A window of Nitrospirota bacterium contains these coding sequences:
- a CDS encoding NifU family protein — protein sequence METVIETEMVEKALDTIRPALARDGGNILLVGIEGATIKVKLVGACHGCPSSGYTLRLGVEKRLKEIIPAIQEIVHI from the coding sequence ATGGAAACAGTCATTGAAACAGAAATGGTGGAAAAGGCGCTCGATACCATACGTCCCGCGCTGGCTCGAGACGGAGGAAACATTTTATTGGTCGGTATTGAAGGGGCCACCATTAAAGTCAAACTTGTGGGCGCCTGCCATGGATGCCCCAGTTCCGGTTACACCTTGAGACTCGGGGTTGAGAAAAGATTGAAGGAAATTATCCCGGCCATCCAGGAAATCGTCCATATCTAG